One segment of Pseudomonas asgharzadehiana DNA contains the following:
- a CDS encoding OprD family porin, whose amino-acid sequence MKKSTLALAVALGAIAQQAGAAGFIEDSKATLGLRNFYINTDNRDDATKAAGAQNKQEEWGQAFDLRFISGYTQGTVGFGLDAIGLLGVRLDSGGGTNGATAASAGNAGSYGGTVFPSKSNGEAVDNYSSLGLTAKVKISQTELKLGTLQPKLPVIVTNDGRLLPQTFQGGQITTNDIKDLTLVAGQIEKAKGRNSSNVENLSLAGANGRTAAGRDSNKFLYAGGDYKITKDLTAQYYYGNLDQFYKQHFLGLLHNWAIGPGVLKTDLRYFNSRADGANSHDANYFTTGDYGTNAAGANVTKGKVDNNLYSGLFLYSVAGHTFGGGYQVSNGDSDFPWLNQGDGSSAYLTTDSQISKFARAGERTWQARYAYDFAKVGVPGLTAGVVYLRGDNIDTRGRIGVAQTNVNSNGANEWERDITVAYVVPEGTFKNVGVAWKNAMWRNDIAGQRNQDENRVIVSYSLPLL is encoded by the coding sequence ATGAAGAAGTCCACCTTGGCTTTGGCTGTAGCTTTGGGCGCAATCGCCCAGCAAGCAGGCGCTGCCGGTTTTATCGAAGACAGTAAGGCCACACTGGGCCTGCGTAACTTCTACATCAACACGGATAACCGTGACGACGCGACCAAAGCGGCCGGCGCGCAGAACAAGCAAGAAGAATGGGGCCAAGCCTTCGACTTGCGTTTCATCTCCGGTTACACCCAAGGCACCGTGGGCTTCGGTCTTGACGCTATCGGCCTGCTGGGCGTGCGTCTGGATTCGGGTGGCGGCACCAACGGCGCTACCGCTGCGTCGGCTGGTAACGCTGGCTCTTACGGCGGCACGGTTTTCCCGAGCAAGTCCAATGGCGAAGCCGTTGATAACTACTCCAGCCTGGGCCTGACCGCTAAAGTCAAAATCTCCCAGACCGAACTGAAGTTGGGTACTTTGCAGCCTAAGCTGCCGGTAATCGTCACCAACGACGGTCGTCTGCTGCCGCAGACTTTCCAGGGTGGCCAGATCACCACCAACGACATCAAGGACCTGACGCTGGTTGCCGGTCAGATCGAAAAGGCCAAGGGTCGTAACTCCAGCAACGTCGAGAACCTGTCTCTGGCGGGTGCCAACGGCCGTACTGCCGCTGGCCGCGACAGCAACAAGTTTCTCTACGCCGGTGGTGACTACAAGATCACCAAGGACCTGACTGCCCAGTACTACTACGGCAATCTGGACCAGTTCTACAAACAGCACTTCCTGGGCTTGCTGCACAACTGGGCAATCGGTCCTGGCGTGTTGAAAACCGACTTGCGCTACTTCAATAGCCGCGCTGACGGTGCCAACAGCCACGACGCCAACTACTTCACCACCGGCGACTACGGCACTAACGCTGCGGGCGCTAACGTCACCAAAGGTAAAGTCGACAACAACCTGTACAGCGGCTTGTTCCTGTATTCGGTGGCCGGTCACACCTTCGGTGGTGGTTATCAGGTCAGCAACGGTGACAGCGACTTCCCATGGTTGAACCAGGGTGACGGCTCGTCGGCTTACCTGACCACTGACTCGCAGATCTCCAAGTTTGCCCGTGCTGGCGAACGTACCTGGCAAGCTCGCTACGCTTACGACTTCGCCAAGGTTGGCGTACCAGGCTTGACCGCCGGTGTGGTTTACCTGCGTGGCGACAATATTGATACCCGCGGCCGAATCGGTGTAGCTCAGACCAACGTGAACTCCAATGGCGCGAACGAGTGGGAACGTGACATCACTGTTGCCTACGTCGTACCAGAAGGTACGTTCAAGAACGTTGGTGTGGCCTGGAAAAACGCCATGTGGCGCAACGATATTGCCGGTCAGCGCAACCAAGACGAAAACCGCGTGATCGTCAGCTACTCGCTGCCACTGCTGTAA
- the ssuE gene encoding NADPH-dependent FMN reductase, producing MLVVTLGGSPSQRSRSGVLLEKTRQWLQGKGVEVVSYQVRDFPAEDLLHARFDSPRVIDLLQQVANADGLVIATPVYKASFSGALKTLLDLLPERALAHKVVLPMATGGSIAHMLAVDYALKPVLSALKAQELLHGIFAEDSQIAYGEGSVQAQLVPVLEQRLHEALETLYSAMARRPKPLDPHVLNERLLTARWSI from the coding sequence ATGTTGGTCGTCACACTCGGAGGCAGCCCCAGCCAGCGTTCCCGCTCCGGGGTCTTGCTGGAAAAAACCCGTCAATGGTTGCAAGGCAAAGGCGTTGAGGTGGTGAGTTACCAGGTACGGGACTTCCCGGCCGAAGACTTGCTGCATGCGCGCTTCGACAGCCCCAGGGTTATCGATCTGTTGCAGCAGGTGGCTAACGCCGATGGCCTGGTAATCGCCACGCCGGTGTACAAGGCCTCGTTCTCCGGCGCGCTGAAAACCCTGCTCGACCTGCTGCCCGAACGCGCCCTGGCCCACAAGGTCGTGTTGCCGATGGCTACAGGCGGCAGCATCGCCCACATGCTGGCGGTGGACTACGCCTTGAAGCCGGTGTTGTCGGCCCTCAAAGCCCAGGAGTTGCTCCACGGTATTTTTGCCGAGGACAGCCAGATCGCCTATGGCGAAGGCAGCGTGCAGGCGCAATTGGTGCCGGTGCTGGAGCAGCGTTTGCACGAAGCGCTGGAAACCCTCTACAGCGCCATGGCCCGCCGCCCGAAACCGCTGGACCCACATGTGCTCAATGAGCGTTTGTTGACTGCTCGCTGGAGCATCTGA
- a CDS encoding peroxiredoxin, giving the protein MSLRLGDIAPDFEQDSSAGKIRFHEWLGDSWGVLFSHPADFTPVCTTELGFTAKLKDEFARRGVKAIALSVDPVDSHHKWIEDINETQNTVVNFPILADADRKVSDLYDLIHPNASDTLTVRSLFVIDPNKKIRLTITYPASTGRNFHEILRVIDSLQLTDNHKVATPANWQDGDEVVIVPSLKDEEEIKKRFPKGYRAVKPYLRLTPQPNR; this is encoded by the coding sequence ATGAGCCTAAGACTGGGCGATATCGCCCCCGACTTCGAACAGGATTCCAGCGCCGGCAAGATTCGTTTTCACGAATGGCTTGGTGACAGCTGGGGTGTGTTGTTTTCCCATCCGGCGGACTTCACCCCGGTGTGCACCACCGAGCTGGGCTTTACCGCCAAGCTCAAGGATGAATTCGCCAGGCGTGGCGTCAAGGCCATCGCCCTGTCGGTCGACCCGGTGGACTCGCATCACAAGTGGATCGAAGACATCAATGAGACCCAGAACACCGTCGTCAACTTCCCGATCCTGGCGGACGCCGACCGCAAGGTCTCGGACCTTTACGACCTGATCCATCCCAACGCCAGTGACACCCTCACCGTGCGTTCCCTGTTCGTGATCGACCCGAACAAAAAGATTCGCCTGACCATCACCTACCCGGCGAGTACCGGCCGTAACTTCCACGAAATCCTGCGAGTCATCGACTCGCTGCAACTGACCGACAACCACAAGGTCGCCACCCCGGCCAACTGGCAGGACGGCGATGAAGTGGTGATCGTGCCGTCGCTCAAGGACGAGGAAGAGATCAAGAAGCGCTTTCCAAAGGGTTACAGGGCAGTGAAGCCGTATCTGCGGCTTACCCCACAACCTAACCGCTGA
- the argA gene encoding amino-acid N-acetyltransferase, whose amino-acid sequence MPEYVNWLRHASPYINAHRDCTFVVMLPGDGVDHPNFGNIVHDLVLLHSLGVRLVLVHGSRPQIEARLEARGLIPTYHEGMRITDAATLECVIDAVGHLRIAIEARLSMDMASSPMQGSRLRVASGNLVTARPIGVLEGVDYHHTGEVRRVDRKGINRLLDERSIVLLSPLGYSPTGEIFNLACEDVATRAAIDLGADKLLLFGADLGLIDENGRLVRELRPQQVPAHLQRLGSSNYQAELLDAAAEACRGGVGRSHIVSYAEDGALLTELFTRDGGGTLVAQEQFEQVREAAIEDVGGLLDLISPLEEQGILVRRSREVLEREIEQFSVVEREGMIIACAALYQIADSDAGELACLAVNPEYRHGARGDVLLERIQARARAQGLKTLFVLTTRTAHWFRERGFVPSSVDRLPSARASLYNYQRNSKIFEKAL is encoded by the coding sequence ATGCCCGAATACGTTAATTGGCTTCGTCACGCGTCCCCCTATATCAATGCCCACCGCGACTGCACCTTTGTCGTCATGTTGCCCGGCGATGGTGTGGACCATCCGAACTTCGGCAATATCGTCCACGACCTGGTGCTGCTGCACAGCCTGGGCGTGCGCCTGGTACTGGTCCATGGTTCGCGCCCACAGATCGAAGCGCGTCTTGAAGCACGCGGCCTGATCCCGACCTACCACGAAGGCATGCGCATCACCGATGCGGCGACGCTGGAGTGTGTGATCGACGCGGTCGGCCATCTGCGGATCGCTATCGAAGCGCGCTTGTCGATGGACATGGCCTCGTCGCCGATGCAAGGCTCGCGCCTGCGGGTGGCCAGCGGCAACCTGGTGACCGCGCGCCCGATCGGCGTACTCGAAGGCGTGGACTACCACCACACCGGCGAAGTACGCCGCGTCGACCGCAAGGGCATCAACCGCCTGCTGGACGAGCGCTCCATCGTGTTGTTGTCGCCCCTGGGCTATTCGCCCACCGGTGAGATTTTCAACCTGGCCTGCGAAGACGTCGCCACCCGCGCGGCCATCGACTTGGGGGCCGACAAGCTGTTGCTGTTCGGCGCCGACCTCGGCCTGATCGATGAAAACGGCCGCCTGGTGCGCGAACTGCGCCCGCAACAAGTGCCGGCCCACTTGCAACGCCTGGGCAGCAGCAACTACCAGGCCGAACTGCTCGACGCGGCGGCCGAGGCTTGCCGGGGTGGAGTAGGGCGCAGCCATATCGTCAGCTACGCCGAGGACGGCGCCCTGCTCACCGAACTGTTCACCCGTGATGGTGGCGGTACGCTGGTCGCCCAGGAGCAATTCGAACAGGTGCGCGAGGCGGCGATTGAAGATGTCGGCGGCCTGCTCGACCTGATCAGCCCGCTGGAAGAGCAGGGCATCCTGGTGCGGCGTTCACGGGAAGTGCTGGAGCGCGAGATCGAACAGTTCAGCGTGGTCGAGCGCGAAGGCATGATCATCGCCTGTGCGGCGCTGTACCAGATCGCCGATTCGGACGCGGGTGAGCTGGCATGCCTGGCGGTGAACCCGGAATACCGTCATGGCGCGCGGGGGGATGTGTTGCTGGAGCGCATCCAGGCCCGTGCGCGGGCGCAGGGGTTGAAAACTTTGTTCGTACTCACCACGCGCACCGCCCACTGGTTTCGTGAGCGGGGGTTTGTGCCGAGCAGCGTGGATCGCCTCCCATCGGCGCGGGCGTCGCTCTACAACTACCAGCGTAATTCGAAGATTTTCGAAAAAGCCTTGTAA